The Bremerella alba genome includes a window with the following:
- a CDS encoding DUF1559 domain-containing protein, which produces MISKRYSGFTLVELLVVIAIIGVLIALLLPAVQQAREAARRMECKNNMKQIGLAMHNYHDSLGSFPPGAISTTPIADNNLGNSGSWSADMSRAPWTVLILPYVEESALHDSFDFGKTFAWAFNQNLSVHGASSYDTPTNDNHIYQAKSMPKYICPSFTTGRFPTLSYHAVCGGGPTPTDQDQYNGHNGYSGRVYFNNGVFWRNSKTRFADITDGTTNVLILGETIYSMKGNTCCEMTTWASGYRHSANDPLLVGTSAAVLQINSGPDVNGNQVNTFNYVTSTFGSEHPGGAQFVLGDGSVQFLSEVIDINAYRQLAVRGDGLPIGGPQL; this is translated from the coding sequence ATGATCTCGAAGCGGTACTCAGGTTTTACCCTAGTCGAACTTTTGGTTGTCATTGCCATTATTGGCGTGTTGATTGCACTTCTTTTGCCGGCTGTTCAGCAAGCCCGTGAGGCCGCACGCCGCATGGAATGTAAGAACAACATGAAGCAAATTGGCTTGGCGATGCACAACTATCACGACTCGTTGGGCTCATTCCCGCCCGGAGCGATCTCTACAACCCCGATCGCAGACAACAACCTTGGAAATAGCGGGAGTTGGAGTGCGGATATGTCGCGGGCTCCGTGGACCGTATTGATTCTGCCCTATGTGGAAGAGTCCGCTCTGCACGATTCGTTTGACTTCGGTAAGACGTTTGCGTGGGCATTCAACCAGAACCTTTCCGTTCACGGTGCTTCCAGCTACGACACGCCGACGAACGACAATCACATTTACCAGGCCAAATCGATGCCGAAGTATATCTGTCCATCTTTTACCACTGGTCGGTTTCCAACGCTGAGCTACCACGCCGTATGCGGAGGAGGGCCAACGCCCACCGATCAGGATCAGTACAACGGACACAACGGTTACAGCGGTCGCGTTTACTTCAATAACGGGGTGTTCTGGAGAAACTCTAAGACACGTTTCGCAGACATTACCGATGGAACCACCAACGTGCTTATCCTGGGGGAAACAATCTACTCTATGAAGGGAAACACCTGTTGCGAAATGACCACGTGGGCTTCGGGATATCGTCACTCAGCCAATGATCCGCTGCTTGTTGGTACCTCTGCGGCCGTTCTTCAAATCAACAGTGGTCCGGATGTCAATGGAAACCAGGTGAATACGTTTAACTATGTGACATCGACCTTCGGTAGCGAGCACCCCGGTGGAGCGCAGTTTGTACTTGGAGATGGGTCGGTCCAGTTTCTCAGTGAAGTAATCGACATCAATGCGTATCGCCAATTAGCCGTTCGGGGAGATGGGCTTCCGATCGGCGGACCGCAGCTTTAA
- a CDS encoding DUF1559 domain-containing protein, with amino-acid sequence MSMTRKRGFTLVELLVVIAIIGVLIALLLPAVQQAREAARRSQCSNNFKQLGLALHNYHDTNEAFPSRAQGGGGCDSWYGGVSAFVPLTPYLEQNAVYELWAPRLSGNGDCYINTEFEGSRAQIPGLLCPSDNDLRTHRELGLTNYATVVSDHWMETTGSQGEDKQPRGMFGWNSFFNIADLKDGSSNTIAIAEIIRLASEGARGDTAIINFSKPSDCSASTVWLGNKFADGLTFQPLVDKHGYSWHPGNIIYTGVTTIIPPNGPSCAREQNFWTEAMMTSNSRHPGGVQVVFADGSAQFINETIDAGNQDATPNWNGESAYGVWGALGTRSGGEIHDF; translated from the coding sequence ATGTCAATGACGAGAAAGAGGGGGTTTACCCTCGTGGAACTCTTGGTGGTGATCGCCATCATAGGTGTGCTAATAGCATTGCTTTTACCGGCCGTACAGCAGGCTCGGGAGGCCGCAAGACGCTCTCAATGTTCGAATAATTTCAAGCAATTAGGCTTGGCTCTCCACAATTACCACGACACCAACGAAGCTTTTCCATCTCGTGCCCAAGGTGGGGGCGGCTGCGATTCCTGGTATGGCGGGGTCAGTGCATTTGTTCCGCTAACGCCGTATCTAGAGCAAAATGCCGTTTATGAACTGTGGGCACCTCGCCTCAGTGGCAACGGCGACTGTTACATCAATACCGAGTTTGAAGGATCTCGGGCTCAAATTCCAGGTCTGCTCTGTCCTTCGGATAACGATCTCAGAACTCATCGCGAATTAGGACTAACCAACTACGCTACGGTCGTTTCCGATCACTGGATGGAGACCACCGGTTCGCAAGGGGAAGATAAACAGCCACGGGGGATGTTCGGTTGGAATTCTTTCTTCAACATCGCGGACTTGAAGGATGGATCGAGCAACACAATTGCGATAGCTGAGATTATTCGCCTGGCATCAGAAGGGGCTCGGGGGGATACCGCAATTATCAATTTCTCGAAGCCTAGTGACTGTTCGGCAAGCACTGTCTGGCTGGGGAATAAATTCGCCGATGGTTTGACGTTTCAGCCGTTGGTCGACAAGCACGGCTATAGTTGGCACCCCGGCAATATAATCTACACCGGTGTGACCACGATTATTCCTCCCAATGGCCCTTCATGTGCCCGGGAACAAAACTTCTGGACAGAAGCCATGATGACATCGAACAGTCGTCATCCTGGCGGGGTTCAGGTTGTCTTTGCAGATGGATCGGCTCAGTTCATCAACGAAACGATTGATGCGGGCAATCAGGACGCAACACCCAATTGGAATGGCGAATCAGCCTACGGTGTGTGGGGTGCGTTGGGGACTCGTTCCGGAGGGGAAATTCATGATTTCTAG
- a CDS encoding helix-turn-helix domain-containing protein, whose protein sequence is MIDHTNLVTKTIALFLPHGHEQSARITAGAAMSAGEHPHITLLEWPYDDSQPEFDYDFTEIEFDGAIIWAYNESSWAKRLLQMGIPVVNCGSNWIRQGVPSVAFDWEKLQDDLVEKFASLGREHAAIVSHNLGNDPFKTVWLDRLIERLNENNITTQFFVAPGIPSEERQRMFKPTREAEIIKFLENLPHPSAIYCDDDYLAALVCRVARDLNLRIPQDVAVMGFGNFTISRVASPAISSIEIHGQMIGRQAFQMVRQRLESPQAEFPQVQQVRLEFIERDTFRFELVKDAVVAQVNRIIEREACQGINVDELARRLGVSRNTLNRRFQQEYGITPGKKIRAMRVQQAKQILVTSDHSVTKVAELCGFPEPANFVNFFRREVGQTPNEYRNKAKQTGD, encoded by the coding sequence ATGATTGATCACACGAATCTCGTAACGAAAACGATTGCCTTGTTTCTGCCTCATGGGCACGAGCAGTCGGCTCGAATTACCGCCGGAGCGGCCATGAGTGCGGGCGAGCATCCGCATATCACGCTCTTAGAATGGCCCTACGACGATTCTCAGCCAGAATTCGATTACGATTTCACCGAGATCGAATTCGACGGCGCAATTATCTGGGCTTATAACGAGTCTTCTTGGGCCAAACGTCTACTGCAAATGGGCATTCCGGTGGTTAATTGCGGAAGCAACTGGATACGCCAGGGGGTTCCTTCGGTAGCGTTCGACTGGGAAAAGCTGCAGGACGATCTGGTGGAGAAGTTTGCTTCCTTGGGAAGAGAACACGCGGCCATCGTTTCCCACAATCTTGGCAACGACCCCTTCAAGACCGTTTGGCTCGACCGTCTGATTGAGCGCCTTAATGAGAACAACATCACAACCCAGTTCTTCGTTGCCCCGGGAATTCCTAGCGAAGAACGTCAGCGAATGTTTAAGCCGACTCGTGAAGCCGAGATCATTAAATTCCTGGAAAACCTCCCCCACCCGTCAGCCATTTATTGCGACGACGACTATCTCGCGGCGCTGGTATGCCGCGTTGCCCGAGACCTGAACTTGCGCATTCCTCAGGATGTGGCCGTCATGGGCTTTGGCAACTTCACCATCTCACGGGTTGCTTCACCGGCGATCTCTTCGATTGAAATTCACGGCCAAATGATAGGTCGGCAAGCTTTCCAGATGGTTCGGCAGCGACTAGAGTCACCCCAGGCGGAATTCCCTCAGGTGCAGCAGGTGCGTCTTGAATTCATCGAACGCGATACGTTTCGATTTGAGTTAGTGAAAGACGCTGTTGTCGCCCAGGTGAATCGTATTATCGAACGCGAAGCATGTCAGGGCATCAACGTCGACGAACTTGCTCGGCGGCTGGGCGTTTCTCGAAACACGCTCAATCGCCGTTTCCAACAAGAGTACGGCATCACCCCTGGCAAGAAGATCCGGGCCATGCGAGTTCAACAAGCGAAGCAAATCCTGGTCACTTCTGACCATAGTGTCACAAAAGTAGCCGAGCTTTGCGGTTTTCCAGAGCCTGCGAACTTCGTCAACTTCTTCCGCCGCGAAGTAGGGCAAACCCCTAACGAGTACCGCAATAAGGCGAAGCAAACCGGGGATTAG
- a CDS encoding sugar phosphate isomerase/epimerase family protein has protein sequence MNASAVKPKSSRRNFLGLAAAASMIPLSQVCQAQEAKPNDESGARKTSPIVLSTYSLWRFRNDEFRDFHKCIDLADEYGFDGVELLLYQLQQNEMLSHSKMMSYKRHALRLGQPLVGLSTHQGFVTPDREKRKENIDRTIGQIEIAYQFGIPVMRVNTGTWGTSANFDELMANRGIESPLKGYTDEDAFPWVIESLEKCLPTAEKCGVVLALENHWGLGLTPEGILRIVNAIDSPWLQICTDTGNFLDDPYDRLEKIAPQTIFVQAKTYYGGGQWYTLDLDYNRIGEILRKHNYRGYISLEFEGMEDYQTAIPQSLALLRKAFARA, from the coding sequence ATGAATGCTTCCGCTGTTAAACCGAAATCTTCACGACGAAACTTTCTGGGACTTGCCGCAGCTGCGTCCATGATTCCACTTAGCCAGGTCTGTCAGGCTCAAGAGGCCAAGCCGAATGATGAAAGCGGCGCTCGGAAGACCTCGCCGATCGTCCTTTCGACGTACTCTCTGTGGCGATTTCGCAATGATGAGTTTCGTGATTTCCACAAGTGCATCGACCTTGCGGACGAGTACGGTTTCGATGGCGTTGAACTGCTGCTTTATCAACTGCAGCAAAATGAAATGCTGAGTCACTCGAAAATGATGTCGTACAAACGCCATGCTTTGCGGCTCGGGCAGCCGTTGGTTGGGCTCTCGACGCATCAAGGCTTCGTGACGCCGGACCGCGAAAAGCGAAAAGAAAATATCGATCGAACGATTGGTCAAATCGAGATTGCCTACCAATTCGGCATTCCTGTCATGCGAGTAAATACGGGCACCTGGGGAACGTCGGCCAACTTTGACGAATTGATGGCCAACCGCGGGATTGAATCGCCGTTAAAGGGATACACGGATGAAGACGCTTTTCCGTGGGTGATTGAATCCTTGGAGAAGTGCCTGCCAACAGCCGAGAAGTGCGGTGTTGTTCTGGCGTTAGAGAATCACTGGGGCTTAGGGCTGACGCCGGAGGGTATCTTGAGAATCGTTAACGCGATCGATTCCCCCTGGCTGCAAATATGCACCGATACAGGAAACTTCCTGGACGATCCTTATGACCGTCTGGAGAAGATCGCCCCTCAAACGATCTTCGTTCAAGCAAAAACGTACTACGGAGGAGGGCAGTGGTACACACTAGACCTCGACTACAACCGCATCGGAGAGATCCTGCGTAAGCATAACTATCGAGGCTATATTTCCCTCGAGTTCGAAGGCATGGAAGACTATCAAACGGCAATACCACAAAGTCTAGCATTGCTGCGCAAGGCGTTTGCTCGAGCCTAG
- a CDS encoding DUF2314 domain-containing protein: MRALFPIMLLFLLILGCSAQSGTPSPHDRDQQGSANSAEEATSTIDQFIAALDSDDGQDFAVKTSIDDDGRTESFWVTGVTFDSGQFTGTVEGDAALVSSIQTGQAWTVSEGDVLDWKYLRNGKIYGNYSEPAQNGSSP, translated from the coding sequence ATGCGTGCCCTGTTTCCTATCATGCTTCTGTTTTTGCTTATCCTTGGCTGTTCAGCACAGTCAGGAACGCCATCTCCGCACGACCGCGACCAGCAAGGCTCCGCAAATTCGGCGGAAGAGGCCACGTCGACAATTGATCAATTCATTGCCGCACTGGATAGCGATGACGGTCAGGACTTTGCCGTCAAGACTTCGATCGATGACGACGGACGCACAGAGAGCTTCTGGGTGACTGGTGTAACTTTCGATAGTGGCCAGTTCACAGGAACCGTGGAAGGCGATGCAGCCCTAGTCTCCAGCATTCAAACTGGTCAGGCGTGGACGGTCTCTGAAGGGGACGTCCTTGACTGGAAGTATCTACGTAACGGCAAAATCTACGGCAACTATTCCGAACCAGCGCAGAATGGGTCGTCCCCATAA